From Flavipsychrobacter sp., a single genomic window includes:
- the cysS gene encoding cysteine--tRNA ligase, translating into MSDLFLYNSYTRQKEKFESITPNHVGLYVCGPTVSGESHLGHARPYITFDVVYRYLTHLGYKVRYVRNITDAGHFEEEGREAVDKVAQKAQIEKMEPMELVHKYTNLFHYGMRLFNNIDPNIEPTATGHVIEQINMIEDIIRKGYAYEQNGSVYFDVKKYAEAYPYGKLSGRKIDELLENTRELDGQEEKRNSVDFALWKKAPQEHIMRWKSPWGEGFPGWHIECSAMSSKYLGETFDIHGGGMDLQFPHHESEIAQSTIAHGCAPVKYWMHNNMITINGKKMGKSYNNFITLSQMFSGDHEVLDQPYHPMVIRFNILQTHYRSTLDFSNSALQASEKALRRLWDAYEVLQKLEANKGDATDKELNEKVVNWCNECEDFMNDDFNTAKVLANLFEMAPVINGIKGGQVKKDALSSSTYTLLLGTFKTYLVDILGLQPLQKEQSDKLDKVMSLLVEIRADARKRKDFATSDLIRDKLAESGVLLKDEKDGSVSYTIE; encoded by the coding sequence ATGTCAGACTTATTTTTATACAACTCTTATACGAGACAAAAGGAGAAATTCGAATCCATAACACCAAACCATGTTGGTTTGTATGTTTGTGGTCCTACAGTTTCGGGGGAGTCTCATTTAGGTCATGCTCGTCCATATATCACTTTTGATGTAGTGTATCGATATCTTACCCATTTAGGTTATAAAGTAAGGTATGTAAGAAATATTACAGATGCTGGTCATTTTGAAGAAGAAGGTAGAGAAGCTGTAGATAAGGTTGCTCAGAAAGCACAAATTGAAAAAATGGAACCAATGGAGTTAGTGCATAAATACACTAATTTATTCCATTATGGTATGCGTCTGTTCAATAATATAGACCCCAATATAGAGCCAACAGCTACAGGTCATGTTATTGAACAAATAAACATGATAGAAGATATAATTCGTAAAGGGTATGCTTACGAGCAAAATGGTTCAGTGTATTTTGACGTAAAGAAATATGCTGAAGCGTATCCGTATGGCAAGTTGTCAGGAAGAAAAATTGACGAGTTGTTAGAAAATACTCGAGAGTTGGATGGGCAAGAAGAGAAGAGAAACAGCGTAGATTTTGCTTTGTGGAAAAAAGCACCACAAGAGCATATTATGAGATGGAAGAGTCCTTGGGGTGAAGGCTTCCCAGGTTGGCATATTGAGTGTTCTGCAATGAGTAGTAAATATCTTGGCGAAACATTTGATATACATGGTGGCGGTATGGATCTGCAGTTCCCTCATCATGAAAGTGAAATCGCACAATCTACCATAGCTCATGGGTGTGCTCCTGTTAAGTATTGGATGCATAATAACATGATCACCATAAATGGGAAGAAGATGGGGAAGAGTTATAATAATTTTATAACCTTATCTCAGATGTTTTCAGGAGACCATGAAGTGTTAGATCAGCCATATCACCCAATGGTTATTCGCTTTAATATTTTGCAAACACATTATCGTAGTACGCTTGATTTTTCCAATAGCGCATTACAAGCATCAGAAAAGGCATTGCGCCGTTTATGGGATGCTTATGAAGTATTGCAAAAACTAGAAGCTAATAAAGGTGATGCAACAGATAAAGAGCTCAATGAAAAAGTAGTCAATTGGTGTAATGAATGTGAAGACTTCATGAATGACGACTTTAATACTGCTAAAGTGCTTGCAAACTTGTTTGAGATGGCTCCCGTAATAAACGGTATAAAAGGAGGACAAGTAAAGAAAGATGCTTTGAGTAGTAGCACTTACACGCTATTGCTCGGAACGTTTAAGACGTATTTAGTAGATATACTAGGCTTACAACCGTTACAAAAGGAACAAAGCGACAAGCTGGATAAGGTGATGTCTTTATTGGTAGAGATAAGGGCAGATGCACGTAAGAGAAAAGATTTTGCGACATCTGATTTGATACGTGATAAGCTTGCAGAAAGTGGAGTTTTACTAAAGGATGAGAAGGATGGCAGTGTGTCCTATACAATTGAATAG
- a CDS encoding nucleoside recognition domain-containing protein encodes MALNYIWIAFFLVGFIVAIVKSLFLGESGLMNDMMNGMFDSAKTGFEISIGLTGIMTLWLGLMKVGEKAGVISIFSKGVTPFFKTLFPGVPKGHKAQGSIMMNFSANMLGLDNAATPLGLKAMENLQELNSEKEKASNAQIMFLVLNTAGVTLIPTSVIAIRQAVALEQGVANFNAADIFLPTLIVTFISFVAGMIAVAIVQKINLFKLPVLLFVGGFGGIIALLYYTLSKMPPEQMSSTIGLIGSSVIMLIVVLFIVAGALKKQNVYDNFIDGAKEGFTVAIRIIPYLIAMLIAISVFRTSGCMQYMVDAIGATVAFCGLPTHFVADLPMALMKPLSGSGARGMMVDVMNTYGVASFQGKLAAILQGSTETTFYVLAVYFGSVGVKNPRYALVCGLIADLVSVIVAIIVAYAFFAADIPS; translated from the coding sequence ATGGCACTCAATTATATCTGGATTGCATTTTTTTTAGTAGGGTTTATAGTTGCAATAGTCAAGTCGCTCTTTTTGGGTGAGAGTGGTTTGATGAATGATATGATGAATGGTATGTTTGATAGCGCAAAGACAGGTTTTGAAATATCTATCGGACTTACAGGTATAATGACTTTATGGCTAGGTCTGATGAAGGTAGGGGAGAAGGCAGGTGTTATCAGTATTTTTTCAAAAGGAGTAACACCTTTCTTTAAAACATTGTTCCCGGGAGTACCCAAAGGGCATAAAGCACAGGGAAGTATAATGATGAACTTTTCAGCCAATATGCTTGGGCTTGATAATGCTGCTACTCCATTAGGTTTAAAAGCAATGGAAAACTTACAGGAGTTGAATTCTGAAAAAGAAAAAGCTAGCAATGCACAGATCATGTTTTTGGTGCTTAATACGGCAGGGGTAACACTAATACCTACATCCGTTATAGCGATAAGGCAAGCTGTAGCGTTGGAGCAAGGAGTTGCTAATTTTAATGCTGCAGATATATTTTTACCTACGCTTATTGTAACATTTATATCCTTTGTGGCGGGTATGATAGCTGTAGCTATAGTGCAAAAAATAAACTTGTTCAAGCTGCCTGTATTGCTATTTGTTGGAGGTTTTGGAGGGATAATAGCTTTGTTGTATTATACTTTGTCAAAGATGCCACCTGAACAGATGAGCTCAACAATTGGCTTGATAGGCAGTAGCGTTATTATGCTCATTGTAGTGTTGTTTATAGTTGCAGGTGCGCTAAAAAAGCAGAATGTATATGATAACTTTATTGATGGGGCAAAGGAAGGCTTCACGGTTGCTATTCGTATCATCCCTTATTTGATAGCCATGTTGATCGCTATTAGTGTGTTTCGAACTTCTGGTTGTATGCAGTATATGGTAGATGCTATAGGAGCTACTGTTGCTTTTTGCGGTTTGCCAACACATTTTGTAGCAGACTTGCCCATGGCATTAATGAAGCCTTTAAGTGGTAGCGGCGCTCGTGGTATGATGGTTGATGTAATGAATACTTATGGTGTTGCTTCTTTTCAGGGCAAACTAGCCGCTATATTACAAGGGTCTACAGAAACAACATTTTATGTATTAGCTGTCTATTTTGGTAGTGTAGGAGTTAAAAACCCCCGTTATGCTTTGGTCTGTGGTTTAATCGCAGATTTGGTGAGTGTTATTGTTGCAATAATAGTTGCCTATGCTTTTTTTGCTGCAGATATACCTAGTTAG
- a CDS encoding menaquinone biosynthesis decarboxylase gives MAYKSLSSFIEQLDAAGELIRIKTFVDPVLEIAEITDRVSKTPDRNKALLFENTGTDFPLLINSMGSYKRMCIALGVDSLDDVANDIEELFKQLSAPKNGLLEKLAMLPQLGKFASWMPKVIKGRGACQEVIMDEPDLSKIPILKCWPKDGGRFVTLPAIHTKDPNTNIRNIGMYRMQIFEKDMTALHWHKHKVSAKHFNEYKKRGERMPVAVAIGGDPAYTYSATAPLPENVDEYMLAGFLRKKKVELVKCITQPEIEVPADADFIIEGYVDPEEELIWEGPFGDHTGYYSLPDWYPRFHVTAITHKKNAVYPATIVGIPPQEDAWLGKATERIFLAPIKMTMVPEIKDMNMPVEGVFHNLVITSIDKEYAGQGQKVMNAMWGAGQMMFNKILVLADGDIDINNYRDLTQYIFKNLNAATDVYFSQGPMDVLDHSCSKLGFGGKMCIDGTKKWEEEITEPQKDFTINKDLSVEKLKDEYKEIYGINDHLARTLNLPVLFISVKKDRVGHIQALHSALTQKEELQNFKMLLYVEHTVDTDDIADFLWRFCNNLDPRRDHFYGGLKNNILGLDGTIKTKKHDNFDRPWPNIIAADPATITSVDEKWETLGLGTLIKSPSLKYQSQMYGTEAEVSEYE, from the coding sequence ATGGCATATAAATCTTTAAGCTCATTTATTGAACAATTAGATGCGGCAGGAGAATTAATAAGAATCAAGACCTTTGTTGACCCTGTTCTTGAAATAGCAGAAATAACAGATCGGGTATCAAAGACTCCAGACCGAAATAAAGCCTTACTTTTTGAAAATACAGGTACTGATTTCCCTTTGTTGATCAACTCCATGGGAAGTTATAAAAGAATGTGTATAGCACTGGGTGTAGACAGCTTGGATGATGTAGCCAATGATATTGAAGAATTATTCAAACAGCTTTCTGCTCCTAAAAACGGATTACTGGAAAAGCTGGCTATGCTACCTCAACTTGGTAAGTTTGCTTCTTGGATGCCAAAAGTGATTAAAGGGCGCGGCGCTTGTCAAGAGGTAATAATGGACGAACCCGACCTGTCGAAGATACCTATACTTAAATGTTGGCCAAAAGATGGAGGTCGCTTTGTAACCCTACCTGCAATACATACTAAAGACCCTAATACTAACATCAGAAACATAGGTATGTATCGCATGCAGATCTTTGAAAAAGATATGACAGCTTTACACTGGCATAAACACAAAGTATCTGCCAAACATTTTAATGAGTACAAAAAAAGAGGCGAACGAATGCCGGTTGCTGTAGCTATTGGAGGGGATCCTGCATATACCTATTCCGCAACAGCACCTCTACCTGAAAATGTGGATGAGTATATGCTGGCGGGTTTCTTAAGAAAGAAAAAAGTAGAATTAGTAAAATGCATCACACAACCTGAAATTGAAGTGCCCGCTGATGCTGATTTTATTATTGAAGGTTATGTAGACCCTGAAGAAGAACTAATATGGGAAGGGCCTTTTGGAGACCACACAGGGTATTACTCATTACCAGACTGGTATCCTCGCTTTCACGTCACAGCAATCACACATAAAAAAAATGCGGTGTACCCAGCGACAATAGTAGGGATACCGCCTCAAGAGGATGCATGGCTAGGCAAAGCTACAGAACGAATATTTCTGGCACCTATAAAAATGACAATGGTACCCGAAATAAAAGATATGAATATGCCTGTAGAAGGCGTATTTCATAATCTTGTGATAACATCCATTGACAAAGAATATGCTGGGCAAGGACAGAAAGTGATGAATGCTATGTGGGGAGCAGGGCAAATGATGTTCAATAAAATATTAGTACTTGCTGATGGGGATATTGACATTAATAACTACAGGGACTTAACACAATATATATTCAAAAACTTGAATGCAGCTACAGATGTATACTTCAGTCAAGGCCCTATGGATGTCCTTGACCATAGCTGTAGCAAATTAGGATTTGGAGGAAAGATGTGTATTGATGGAACTAAGAAGTGGGAAGAAGAAATAACAGAGCCGCAAAAAGATTTTACAATAAATAAAGACCTTTCTGTCGAAAAGCTAAAAGACGAGTATAAAGAGATATATGGCATTAATGACCACTTAGCCAGAACACTGAACTTACCTGTCCTTTTTATATCTGTCAAAAAGGATAGAGTTGGTCATATTCAAGCTCTCCATAGTGCACTCACTCAGAAAGAAGAGTTACAAAACTTCAAAATGCTACTTTACGTAGAACATACTGTCGATACAGATGACATAGCAGACTTTTTGTGGAGATTCTGCAATAACCTTGACCCAAGAAGAGACCATTTTTATGGGGGCTTAAAGAACAATATCTTAGGGCTCGATGGTACTATAAAGACTAAAAAACATGACAATTTTGATAGACCATGGCCTAATATTATCGCTGCAGACCCTGCAACGATAACTTCTGTTGATGAGAAATGGGAGACCCTAGGTCTAGGTACTCTTATTAAGTCACCGTCTTTAAAATATCAATCCCAGATGTACGGTACAGAAGCTGAGGTGTCTGAATATGAATAG
- a CDS encoding sugar phosphate nucleotidyltransferase — MKAIIPVAGAGTKLRPLTYTQPKALIPIAGKTILGVIIDQLQNAGVDEFIFVIGYLGEKIQRYIAKNYPDLKHTFVNQTDRLGTGHAIWLTKEAVNNDEVIIVLGDTICDYSVKEVINSNTSQIGVRKVDDPRSFGVAELDDDNKVLKVVEKPLIPKSNMAMVGIYFIKETKELYEAISAHLSSRADEEGEYHLTNALQKMIDNGVTLKAFRVNNWFDCGKKETLLSTNAILLKELSEEKQEAQTSYTRDTNVIIPPVSIADGCNITHSIIGPNVSIGDNTTIKSSIIKNTIIGSYAELDEVVLHSSIIGSDAYIRGLSQSLNIGDNTEIDLG, encoded by the coding sequence GTGAAAGCCATTATACCAGTAGCAGGAGCAGGAACTAAATTAAGACCACTAACGTATACACAACCCAAAGCATTGATACCAATAGCAGGGAAAACAATACTTGGTGTAATAATTGACCAACTTCAAAATGCAGGTGTTGACGAATTTATATTTGTAATTGGCTACCTAGGAGAAAAAATACAACGTTATATTGCAAAAAACTATCCTGATTTAAAACACACTTTTGTTAATCAAACAGATAGATTAGGAACAGGGCATGCAATATGGCTTACAAAAGAAGCTGTTAACAATGATGAAGTAATTATTGTTTTAGGCGATACTATCTGTGATTATTCTGTTAAAGAGGTCATCAATAGTAATACATCTCAAATAGGAGTACGAAAAGTTGATGATCCGAGAAGCTTTGGCGTAGCTGAACTGGACGATGACAACAAGGTTTTAAAAGTGGTTGAAAAGCCCTTAATACCTAAGTCGAACATGGCTATGGTTGGGATATACTTCATAAAAGAAACTAAAGAACTCTACGAAGCTATTAGCGCACACCTTAGTAGCAGAGCTGACGAAGAAGGAGAATATCACCTTACTAACGCTTTGCAAAAAATGATCGATAATGGCGTAACACTTAAGGCCTTTAGAGTAAACAATTGGTTTGATTGTGGAAAGAAAGAAACTTTACTATCAACTAACGCCATTCTACTCAAAGAACTTAGCGAAGAAAAACAAGAAGCTCAGACCTCTTATACTCGTGATACAAATGTAATAATCCCTCCTGTTAGCATTGCTGACGGGTGCAATATTACTCATTCTATAATTGGGCCGAATGTTTCAATTGGCGACAACACCACTATCAAGTCTTCAATAATTAAAAACACAATTATTGGATCATATGCCGAGCTAGACGAAGTAGTTCTTCACTCTTCAATAATAGGTAGTGATGCCTATATACGCGGACTGAGCCAGAGCCTTAATATTGGAGATAATACTGAAATAGATCTGGGATAG
- a CDS encoding ABC transporter ATP-binding protein, whose product MKKVSRILRYLKGYKSHITAYFITSLLAVLFSLASFTMLAPILQVIFGGDEKIVKGDGGIKGFINDIMSGILESDGKMAALAYVCIAAVVFTLLKNVFFYLSMYILNPLRNSIIRRLRNDMFTKTLSLPIGFFTEERKGDLVSRMTNDINEVEYSVVSVLEVFIREPLTIIFFLTTMIMISPQLTVFLFIFLPIAGLIIGRISKSLKKSSTLAQEQVSEMVGVIDETVAGMRVVKAFNAEKHQLSRFAKLNNLLFRTRNKIAARRELASPMSETMGVLVVCIILWYGGRLVLSNTSGFEGEWFLNYIALFTQIINPFKNLSSAFYNVRKGTAAIERIEHLLDAENSIKEIGSPKSVTEFKEAIEFKNVDFSYGDKKILSDINFKVGKGKMLALVGASGAGKSTIADLVPRFHDVQKGAVLIDGIDIKDCKLFELRKLMGIVGQDPILFNDTIYNNITLGAGQVTQEQVEEAARIANAHKFIIQKEDGYNTIVGDRGAKLSGGERQRITIARAVLKNPPVLILDEATSSLDTESERIVQEAINSLMKNRTSIVIAHRLSTVQNADEIIVLEKGEIKERGTHSELLAKEGVYKKLVDIQQVK is encoded by the coding sequence ATGAAAAAAGTTTCTAGAATACTCCGTTACTTAAAAGGTTATAAGTCTCATATAACAGCATATTTTATTACCAGTTTATTAGCGGTATTATTCTCTTTAGCATCGTTTACGATGCTTGCACCAATATTGCAAGTGATATTTGGAGGCGATGAAAAAATAGTAAAAGGTGATGGCGGAATAAAAGGTTTTATAAACGACATCATGAGCGGCATTCTGGAGTCGGATGGTAAAATGGCAGCGCTGGCTTATGTATGTATCGCTGCAGTTGTTTTTACTCTATTGAAGAATGTATTCTTCTATCTATCTATGTACATCCTTAACCCATTGCGTAATTCTATTATTAGGCGTTTGAGGAATGATATGTTTACCAAAACATTGTCTTTGCCAATAGGCTTTTTTACTGAAGAGCGTAAAGGAGACTTGGTTTCAAGAATGACCAATGATATTAATGAGGTGGAATACTCTGTAGTAAGTGTGCTAGAGGTATTTATTAGAGAACCATTGACTATCATTTTCTTCTTGACAACTATGATAATGATCAGCCCTCAGTTAACTGTCTTCTTGTTTATTTTTCTGCCAATTGCAGGGCTTATTATAGGACGTATTAGTAAATCGTTAAAGAAGTCATCCACCCTTGCGCAAGAGCAGGTTAGTGAAATGGTAGGTGTTATTGACGAGACTGTTGCAGGTATGCGTGTTGTAAAAGCTTTCAATGCTGAGAAGCATCAGCTAAGTCGTTTTGCTAAGTTGAATAACCTATTGTTTCGTACACGTAATAAAATTGCAGCGCGTAGGGAATTAGCGTCTCCAATGTCTGAAACGATGGGGGTATTAGTGGTTTGTATTATTTTATGGTATGGCGGGCGATTAGTATTAAGTAATACATCTGGTTTTGAAGGGGAGTGGTTTTTAAACTATATAGCATTGTTTACCCAAATAATAAACCCTTTTAAAAACCTTTCTTCAGCATTCTACAATGTGCGTAAAGGTACAGCTGCTATTGAACGTATAGAACATTTATTAGACGCAGAAAATAGCATTAAAGAAATTGGTAGCCCTAAGTCTGTTACTGAATTTAAAGAGGCAATAGAGTTTAAAAATGTTGACTTCTCTTACGGCGATAAGAAAATTCTGAGTGATATAAATTTCAAAGTAGGTAAAGGTAAAATGCTTGCGTTGGTGGGTGCTTCAGGTGCAGGTAAGTCTACTATTGCAGATCTAGTGCCTCGTTTTCATGATGTTCAAAAAGGTGCAGTTTTAATTGATGGTATAGATATAAAAGATTGCAAGTTGTTCGAGCTTCGCAAACTTATGGGTATTGTGGGGCAAGATCCTATATTGTTTAACGATACCATTTATAATAACATTACACTTGGTGCTGGACAAGTTACACAGGAGCAAGTTGAGGAAGCCGCTAGAATTGCAAATGCGCATAAGTTTATCATTCAAAAGGAGGATGGGTATAATACAATAGTAGGAGATAGAGGAGCTAAGCTTAGTGGAGGAGAACGTCAACGTATTACAATTGCACGTGCTGTTTTGAAGAACCCTCCTGTACTAATTTTGGATGAGGCTACTTCTTCATTAGATACCGAAAGTGAGCGTATAGTTCAAGAAGCAATCAATAGCTTAATGAAAAATAGAACAAGCATTGTTATAGCTCATAGATTGTCAACTGTTCAAAATGCAGATGAAATAATTGTGCTTGAAAAAGGTGAAATAAAAGAAAGAGGAACACATAGTGAATTATTAGCAAAAGAGGGTGTTTATAAAAAGTTGGTGGATATCCAACAGGTGAAATAG
- a CDS encoding TIGR00730 family Rossman fold protein translates to MKSIAVFCGSKDGYIDVYRDEAYRLGGILAEREIQLVYGGAKIGVMGAVADGVLNAGGKVIGVIPHFLKTKEVVHEGLTELITVDTMHQRKLKMYENCDAMMTLPGGWGTMEELFETLTWGQLGMHNKPMGVLNINGYYDSLKVLMMMMVHEGFLNEWVRKMLMVSESIDELLQMMDDYNAPEREQFIDNISN, encoded by the coding sequence ATGAAAAGCATAGCTGTATTTTGCGGTTCTAAAGACGGGTATATTGATGTTTATCGTGACGAAGCGTATAGACTTGGTGGCATACTTGCAGAGCGCGAAATACAGCTTGTATATGGCGGTGCCAAAATAGGGGTCATGGGAGCTGTTGCTGATGGTGTATTAAATGCTGGCGGTAAGGTAATAGGCGTAATACCTCATTTCTTAAAAACTAAAGAAGTAGTACACGAAGGACTAACAGAGCTTATTACAGTTGACACCATGCATCAGCGCAAACTAAAGATGTATGAGAATTGCGATGCCATGATGACCTTACCTGGTGGTTGGGGAACAATGGAGGAGCTTTTTGAGACTTTGACTTGGGGACAGTTAGGCATGCATAACAAACCCATGGGCGTACTTAACATTAACGGATACTATGATAGCCTAAAAGTATTAATGATGATGATGGTACATGAGGGCTTCTTGAATGAATGGGTAAGAAAAATGTTGATGGTAAGTGAATCTATAGACGAGTTATTACAGATGATGGATGACTACAATGCTCCCGAAAGAGAGCAATTTATAGATAACATATCTAACTAG
- a CDS encoding DUF4878 domain-containing protein — protein MKNAILKSLLVITTFIFSSCNKGEPQVVAEKFLTNFYQMNYAEAKTVATDKAKDILVIVEKISNNLQDSTDVDYKNIKVDIVKVEEEKDKAVVTYTLSNDPTERHLNMVKENGEWLANLTKEDNMQEIQEEIDGPIEE, from the coding sequence ATGAAAAACGCCATACTAAAATCATTATTGGTAATAACCACTTTCATTTTTTCTTCATGCAACAAAGGGGAGCCTCAAGTGGTAGCAGAGAAGTTTCTGACTAATTTTTATCAGATGAATTATGCTGAGGCAAAAACTGTTGCTACTGATAAAGCCAAGGATATATTGGTTATTGTGGAGAAAATATCAAATAATTTGCAAGACTCTACTGATGTAGACTATAAAAATATAAAGGTAGATATCGTTAAAGTAGAAGAAGAAAAGGATAAAGCAGTTGTAACGTACACCTTGTCTAATGACCCAACAGAAAGACATTTAAATATGGTAAAAGAAAATGGTGAGTGGTTGGCGAATTTGACTAAAGAGGATAACATGCAGGAAATTCAGGAAGAAATTGACGGTCCTATAGAAGAATAG
- the galE gene encoding UDP-glucose 4-epimerase GalE, with the protein MKKILVTGGCGYIGGHTIVDLIENGFEVISVDDLSRGDIRMNKGIEQIVGKPVKNYKVNLCNMEDTEAIFIENPDIVGIIHFAAFKSVPESVEHPLRYFRNNINSLVNVLHCAHTYDVNHFVFSSSCSVYGNPDKLPVDEKANLIEPESPYARTKQMGEAICRDFARIKLDFNVTLLRYFNPVGAHPSGLIGELQEKPENLVPVITQTAIGKRPEMHVFGSDYDTRDGSCVRDYIHVMDIANAHTKALQYTLEEKNENRCEVFNLGSGNGVTVLELINAFEKVSGEKLNYEMGPRREGDVVAVYADNCKARALLDWEIKYSLEQMMETAWNWEQKLKKEATKAKLN; encoded by the coding sequence ATGAAGAAAATTCTTGTAACTGGCGGTTGTGGTTATATAGGAGGTCACACTATTGTAGACCTTATAGAGAATGGGTTTGAGGTAATATCCGTTGACGACTTGTCTCGAGGAGATATAAGAATGAATAAGGGTATAGAGCAGATTGTTGGCAAGCCAGTAAAGAATTATAAAGTAAACCTTTGTAATATGGAAGATACAGAGGCCATATTTATAGAAAATCCTGATATAGTTGGTATTATTCATTTTGCAGCATTTAAATCTGTGCCTGAATCGGTAGAACATCCATTACGTTATTTTAGAAATAATATAAATTCTCTGGTAAACGTTTTGCATTGTGCACACACTTACGATGTGAATCATTTTGTGTTTTCCTCTTCATGTTCTGTATATGGTAATCCTGATAAGCTGCCAGTAGATGAAAAAGCTAACCTAATAGAGCCAGAATCCCCGTATGCGAGAACAAAGCAAATGGGAGAGGCTATCTGTAGAGATTTTGCCAGGATAAAACTAGATTTTAACGTAACGCTTTTACGTTATTTTAACCCAGTTGGTGCTCACCCTTCAGGATTAATAGGGGAACTTCAGGAAAAACCCGAGAACCTTGTACCTGTGATTACACAAACGGCAATAGGTAAAAGACCTGAAATGCATGTGTTTGGTTCAGATTATGATACGCGAGATGGTTCTTGTGTAAGGGATTATATACATGTGATGGATATAGCTAATGCACATACCAAAGCATTACAATATACATTAGAAGAAAAAAATGAAAATCGTTGCGAGGTCTTTAATCTTGGTTCTGGAAACGGTGTGACGGTCTTAGAGCTCATTAATGCTTTTGAAAAAGTTTCAGGTGAAAAGCTTAACTATGAAATGGGACCACGAAGGGAAGGTGATGTAGTAGCTGTATATGCTGATAATTGTAAGGCGAGAGCTTTACTAGATTGGGAAATTAAGTACAGCCTAGAGCAAATGATGGAGACTGCTTGGAACTGGGAACAGAAATTGAAAAAAGAAGCGACAAAAGCTAAATTAAACTAG